One genomic segment of uncultured Desulfobacter sp. includes these proteins:
- a CDS encoding tetratricopeptide repeat protein, whose translation MGENINFNHNDEVCMYKRVWVLLIGIALLAGACSSPEEKKTAFYEKGKAYFEQGDFVKARLELKNALQIDPEFAPAHYMLGRTALGMKNPKAAFQQFAAAVKIDPDHIEARLGIARMFAGAKMYDQSLAQVAEVLGRDPENTEALYLQATVYLQQKDAVQVKKVLDSLGGPEGKADKYFLLTASYQQLIGEVKASVKTLEQGLESNPESMPLILALAKYYGSVKDLDRVEDYLQKALVVAPDADGINLNLAWLYLVKKEPEKALSHVKNLVNADVENDRLRIAGAVLLMKGGLKDEGLGMIKEGLAMHPKVYTYYAVLSELNLKSKKIKDAEAMLEKFIALGEEAARNDMIKAKLSLGKLKLLQKQVDEAELLIDQVLADDAGNADAHYLKGRISLAKGDGPGAVTKFRSVINDYPDHIDGYLGLAGAHAMNKDFDLALDVLQTALKKKPDATGILQAMVRINLAKKDMAAAEENLKEIVSLDPYNLGAIAGLGDFYLAMNRYDDALAQYDKLKIQEKGEALGMLKTANALARQDKLDQAIEEMTSGYEENSKSSVFITSLARLYMKEGRYEAAIEKFKEAVEVSPDNRFAWFGLAQAHELLKDYSGAMTVYEQILKVHPKSWMAANNLASYLTDLNPTDENLDRAVKLAEEADKLNPDSPLVADTLGWALFKKGEVEQAEKYISRAYEKMQNNVAIAYHMGAVSHQLGNREAAAAALKKVVANDSDFPGRDEAVRIYQQFYAN comes from the coding sequence ATGGGCGAAAACATAAATTTTAATCATAATGACGAGGTATGTATGTATAAAAGGGTATGGGTTCTACTGATAGGTATCGCACTTCTTGCAGGGGCCTGCAGTTCGCCGGAAGAGAAGAAGACAGCCTTTTATGAAAAAGGTAAAGCCTATTTTGAACAGGGTGATTTTGTCAAGGCCAGGCTGGAGTTGAAAAACGCGCTCCAGATTGATCCTGAATTTGCCCCGGCCCATTACATGTTGGGCCGGACTGCCCTGGGGATGAAAAATCCGAAAGCTGCGTTTCAGCAGTTTGCCGCAGCAGTCAAAATAGATCCGGATCACATTGAGGCCCGGTTGGGCATAGCCAGGATGTTTGCCGGCGCAAAGATGTATGACCAGTCCCTGGCCCAGGTGGCTGAGGTGCTGGGCCGGGATCCTGAGAATACGGAGGCGTTGTATTTACAAGCCACCGTTTATCTGCAGCAGAAGGATGCGGTTCAGGTAAAAAAAGTGCTGGACAGCTTGGGAGGACCGGAAGGAAAAGCGGATAAATACTTTCTGCTGACCGCCTCTTACCAGCAACTGATTGGAGAGGTTAAGGCATCGGTTAAGACCCTTGAGCAGGGACTTGAAAGCAATCCTGAATCCATGCCTTTGATTCTGGCTTTGGCCAAATACTACGGCAGCGTAAAAGACCTTGACCGGGTGGAGGATTATTTACAAAAAGCCCTTGTGGTGGCTCCGGATGCCGACGGGATCAATCTCAACCTGGCCTGGCTTTATCTGGTAAAAAAAGAGCCGGAAAAAGCCCTGTCCCATGTGAAAAATTTAGTTAACGCAGATGTTGAGAATGACAGGCTAAGGATTGCCGGGGCTGTGCTGCTCATGAAGGGCGGCCTCAAGGATGAAGGCTTAGGGATGATCAAAGAAGGGTTGGCCATGCATCCCAAGGTGTATACCTATTACGCGGTACTCAGTGAGCTCAACCTGAAGAGCAAAAAGATCAAAGACGCCGAGGCCATGCTTGAAAAATTTATTGCACTGGGCGAAGAGGCGGCCCGGAACGATATGATTAAGGCCAAGCTGAGCCTGGGCAAGCTTAAGCTGCTCCAGAAACAGGTGGATGAGGCTGAGTTGTTGATTGACCAGGTGTTGGCCGATGATGCGGGGAACGCGGATGCCCATTATCTCAAAGGCAGAATTTCTCTTGCCAAGGGAGACGGGCCCGGGGCCGTGACCAAGTTCCGGTCGGTGATCAATGATTATCCCGACCATATTGACGGGTATCTGGGACTGGCCGGCGCCCATGCGATGAACAAGGATTTTGATCTGGCCCTGGATGTGCTGCAGACCGCATTGAAAAAGAAGCCGGACGCCACAGGTATCCTCCAGGCGATGGTCCGGATAAATTTGGCCAAAAAAGATATGGCGGCTGCCGAAGAGAATCTGAAAGAGATCGTTTCCCTGGATCCATACAACCTGGGTGCCATTGCCGGGCTGGGGGATTTTTATCTGGCCATGAATCGGTATGATGATGCCCTGGCCCAGTATGATAAGCTTAAAATCCAGGAAAAGGGCGAGGCCTTAGGGATGCTTAAGACAGCCAATGCCCTGGCTCGTCAGGACAAGCTGGATCAGGCCATTGAAGAGATGACCTCCGGGTATGAGGAGAACAGCAAATCATCGGTTTTTATTACCTCCCTTGCCCGGCTGTATATGAAGGAGGGGCGGTATGAGGCCGCCATTGAAAAATTCAAAGAGGCGGTGGAAGTTTCCCCGGACAACCGGTTTGCCTGGTTCGGCCTGGCCCAGGCCCATGAGCTGCTTAAAGATTATTCCGGAGCCATGACGGTTTACGAACAGATTCTTAAGGTTCATCCGAAATCCTGGATGGCGGCTAACAATTTGGCCTCTTATCTGACTGATTTGAACCCGACAGATGAGAATTTGGATCGGGCCGTGAAGTTGGCTGAAGAGGCGGATAAGTTAAACCCCGACTCTCCACTGGTGGCGGATACTCTGGGGTGGGCATTGTTTAAAAAAGGTGAAGTAGAGCAGGCTGAAAAGTATATCAGTAGAGCCTATGAAAAGATGCAGAACAACGTCGCTATTGCCTATCACATGGGCGCTGTCAGCCATCAGTTGGGCAACCGTGAGGCTGCTGCCGCGGCGTTGAAAAAAGTGGTGGCAAACGATTCTGATTTTCCGGGCCGGGATGAGGCGGTCAGAATATATCAGCAGTTTTACGCCAATTAG
- a CDS encoding sugar transferase: MFNQQVYIINTFRIIFDALCIILAGYAAKYGVMYYVPDVAWRMDENFFLASILLVMVLNNYLMGALSMYGDRKYSGFFGVILPVVKSISFCFIVLASTVFVFHPTHYPRSFLILFALFSLALIICIKHITQYFTELVLGKGYNVRNVLIVANSGRGKIVKDILNAQVSWGHKVVGLIDSNVADPACSLDNLPEIIKRKAIDEVFFAFDGNRSVDLSVSLDFCKKVGVVVKILPALWQPEGHQWTFDSLQGVPFFTMQTTNFNANGIMYKRIMDLCGGSVGFLMFLVLYPFVAAAIKMDSPGPVLFKQKRVGKNGRVFEVFKFRSMSQEAEACKQELMDRNEMNGLMFKIKDDPRITKVGRFLRKTSLDEFPQFINVLKGEMSLVGTRPPTLDEVEKYQPWHLKRMAAKPGITGLWQVSGRNRINDFDEVVRLDCQYLDQWRFIDDIKILFRTVAVVLKRKGAV, translated from the coding sequence ATGTTCAATCAACAAGTTTATATTATAAATACGTTTCGAATTATTTTTGATGCGTTATGTATCATTCTGGCAGGTTATGCTGCCAAATACGGGGTGATGTATTACGTGCCTGATGTGGCTTGGCGCATGGACGAAAATTTTTTCCTGGCCTCGATTCTGCTTGTCATGGTTTTAAACAACTATCTGATGGGCGCTTTAAGCATGTACGGGGACCGCAAATATTCGGGATTTTTTGGTGTTATCCTGCCTGTTGTCAAGTCGATAAGTTTTTGTTTTATTGTGCTTGCAAGCACCGTTTTTGTGTTTCATCCCACCCATTACCCCAGGTCCTTTTTAATCCTGTTTGCCTTATTCAGCCTGGCCTTAATAATCTGCATCAAGCATATTACCCAGTATTTTACCGAACTGGTTCTGGGAAAGGGGTATAATGTCCGCAATGTCCTGATCGTTGCCAACAGCGGCAGGGGCAAAATCGTAAAAGATATCCTGAATGCCCAGGTCAGTTGGGGCCATAAGGTGGTTGGCCTCATTGATTCCAATGTGGCGGACCCGGCATGCTCCCTTGACAACCTGCCTGAGATCATAAAGCGGAAGGCCATTGACGAGGTGTTTTTTGCCTTTGATGGTAACCGATCTGTGGACTTGTCCGTGTCTCTGGATTTTTGTAAAAAAGTGGGTGTGGTCGTGAAGATTTTACCGGCACTCTGGCAGCCGGAAGGGCATCAGTGGACCTTTGACAGCCTCCAGGGCGTGCCTTTTTTTACCATGCAGACGACCAATTTTAATGCCAACGGGATTATGTACAAACGGATTATGGATTTGTGCGGGGGGAGTGTTGGTTTCCTGATGTTCCTGGTGCTTTATCCTTTTGTGGCCGCGGCCATCAAAATGGACTCTCCCGGGCCTGTGCTGTTCAAGCAGAAGCGGGTCGGGAAGAACGGCAGGGTTTTCGAGGTGTTTAAGTTCCGGTCCATGTCCCAGGAGGCAGAAGCGTGCAAGCAAGAGCTGATGGACAGAAACGAAATGAACGGGCTGATGTTCAAAATAAAGGATGATCCCCGCATTACAAAGGTCGGCCGGTTCCTGCGCAAGACCTCACTGGATGAATTCCCCCAGTTCATCAATGTGCTCAAAGGGGAAATGAGCCTGGTCGGCACCCGGCCGCCTACGTTGGACGAGGTTGAAAAGTACCAGCCATGGCATTTGAAGCGGATGGCGGCAAAACCGGGTATAACCGGCCTTTGGCAGGTCTCGGGCAGGAACAGGATCAATGATTTTGATGAAGTTGTGAGGTTGGACTGTCAGTATCTTGACCAGTGGCGGTTCATTGATGATATTAAGATCCTGTTCAGAACCGTGGCCGTGGTATTGAAAAGAAAAGGGGCGGTTTGA
- the xrtD gene encoding VPLPA-CTERM-specific exosortase XrtD: MFQKMMIRWDSGDNSYCYLVVPIFLYLCWEKKEAFRFGLFSWSAWGILPAIGSILLLAAGELGSVETLLYTGIWGCVVSTIIMLYGWRRSWQLWFPLLILAFIVPLPPFVNQILTFKMKMTASTLSVEMLRALGVSVLQNGNIIDLGITKLQVVDACSGLRYIMSMFLMSLLIGHFFVTGWWRRVLLLVFVYPLSIAINAVRIFGTGLLTLNGYTFLTEGPFHDGAGLVAFLIAGALLLFFAKSLMKIGSVKQAGQTTDQFSDSGAAPAGISKVIVLSLGLSLLFAGSGFALQNLGSVLRIPERPGFDSFPMEINGWQGKRQYLSKEILDSLWADDYVDAVFNRPGSGNTIMLLVPYYEYQGTRHTAHAPQSCLLGSGWDMTRSGMTGVDVGERNINIGMMHLQKDNMHMLASYFFLQRGRVIVSPWMNKFYLLLDAVKRRRTDGALVRVEMLVPENTDIKTAEAQLKDFIRDLWPLLKKYVPE; the protein is encoded by the coding sequence ATGTTTCAAAAAATGATGATCCGGTGGGATAGTGGTGACAACAGCTATTGTTACCTGGTGGTGCCAATTTTTCTTTATCTGTGCTGGGAGAAAAAAGAGGCGTTTCGGTTTGGACTGTTTAGCTGGTCTGCCTGGGGTATTTTGCCAGCCATAGGTTCTATTCTGCTTCTGGCTGCAGGGGAGTTGGGGTCAGTTGAAACCCTGCTTTACACCGGTATCTGGGGGTGTGTTGTCAGTACAATTATTATGCTTTATGGCTGGCGGAGAAGCTGGCAACTATGGTTCCCTTTGCTCATTCTGGCCTTTATTGTTCCTCTGCCGCCCTTTGTGAATCAGATTCTGACCTTTAAGATGAAAATGACTGCCAGCACCCTGTCGGTTGAGATGCTCAGAGCGCTTGGGGTTTCTGTGCTTCAGAACGGGAATATCATTGATCTTGGGATCACCAAGCTTCAGGTGGTGGATGCCTGCTCCGGCCTGCGCTATATCATGTCCATGTTCCTGATGTCCCTGCTTATCGGGCATTTTTTTGTGACAGGTTGGTGGCGTAGAGTTTTGCTTCTGGTTTTTGTCTATCCCCTTTCTATTGCAATCAATGCCGTCAGGATATTTGGGACCGGGCTGTTGACCTTGAACGGTTATACCTTTTTGACCGAAGGGCCGTTTCATGATGGGGCAGGACTAGTCGCCTTTTTGATTGCCGGGGCATTGCTTTTGTTTTTTGCCAAAAGCTTAATGAAGATCGGCTCTGTAAAACAGGCGGGCCAGACAACGGATCAGTTTTCTGATTCAGGGGCGGCGCCTGCTGGAATTTCAAAGGTTATTGTATTGTCCCTTGGTCTGTCTTTACTATTTGCCGGAAGCGGCTTTGCTTTACAGAATTTGGGGTCGGTGCTGCGTATACCGGAACGGCCTGGCTTTGATTCCTTTCCCATGGAGATTAATGGCTGGCAGGGGAAACGACAATACCTGTCCAAAGAGATCCTGGATTCTCTGTGGGCCGATGATTATGTGGATGCGGTGTTTAACCGTCCCGGTTCCGGTAATACAATCATGCTTCTGGTTCCCTATTACGAATACCAGGGGACCCGGCATACGGCCCACGCGCCTCAATCCTGCCTGCTTGGCTCCGGATGGGACATGACCAGATCCGGCATGACTGGGGTTGATGTGGGGGAACGGAATATCAATATCGGCATGATGCATCTTCAAAAAGACAACATGCACATGCTGGCTAGTTATTTTTTTCTTCAGCGGGGCCGGGTGATTGTCAGTCCCTGGATGAATAAGTTTTATCTGTTGCTGGATGCTGTCAAACGTCGCAGGACAGACGGTGCCCTGGTCCGGGTTGAGATGTTGGTTCCGGAAAATACGGATATTAAAACAGCAGAGGCACAGTTAAAAGACTTTATCCGGGATCTGTGGCCTCTGCTGAAAAAATATGTTCCAGAATAA
- a CDS encoding glycosyltransferase family 4 protein encodes MRIFVTGTRGIPNIPGGVEKHCQELYPLIVAAGHEVMLATRKSYIEKMETQWNGVQLCHIPTAKKKSFEAIVHTFLAILKAKSYNPDIVHIHAVGPALLVPFARLLGLKVVFTNHGPDYNREKWGWLAKTVLWLGEKAGGKWANEVIVISNVIKDIIRRRCGRESNLIYNGVPVPDLSQQTDFLERKGIKSQRYLLSVARFVPEKGLTDLIQAFQNLSSDLQLVIAGDADHETDYSRQLKQMAKEDDRIILTGYITGEDLSQIYTHARLFVLPSYHEGLPIALLEAMSFGLPVLVSDIPANKEVALPSDRYFSCGDIEDLGNKINELTKIKLSDKEKHKLNREPVQLAEDYKTDHFCI; translated from the coding sequence ATGAGAATATTTGTTACCGGAACTAGAGGAATTCCTAATATACCTGGCGGAGTTGAAAAACATTGCCAGGAGCTTTACCCGTTGATAGTAGCCGCTGGCCATGAGGTAATGCTTGCCACCCGTAAATCATATATCGAAAAAATGGAGACCCAATGGAACGGTGTTCAATTATGCCATATTCCTACGGCGAAGAAAAAAAGCTTTGAGGCAATTGTCCATACGTTTTTGGCAATTCTGAAAGCAAAATCGTACAATCCGGATATTGTTCATATCCACGCAGTTGGCCCGGCACTTCTTGTCCCTTTTGCAAGATTACTCGGTCTGAAAGTTGTATTTACCAATCACGGACCTGATTATAACCGGGAGAAATGGGGGTGGCTTGCCAAAACTGTTTTATGGTTGGGAGAAAAAGCAGGAGGGAAATGGGCAAATGAGGTTATTGTGATATCAAACGTCATCAAAGATATCATCCGCCGTCGATGTGGTAGGGAAAGCAATCTTATTTATAACGGGGTCCCTGTACCCGACTTAAGTCAACAAACTGATTTTTTAGAACGTAAAGGCATAAAATCCCAAAGGTATCTACTATCTGTAGCCAGATTTGTGCCGGAAAAGGGGCTGACCGATTTAATACAGGCTTTTCAAAACTTATCGTCCGATCTCCAGCTTGTAATTGCAGGTGATGCGGATCATGAGACTGATTACAGCAGACAGCTTAAACAAATGGCTAAAGAGGATGACCGCATCATTCTAACCGGCTATATTACTGGTGAAGATTTGAGTCAGATTTATACTCATGCCCGTCTTTTTGTTTTGCCGTCATACCATGAAGGCCTGCCCATTGCTTTGCTTGAAGCCATGAGTTTCGGTCTGCCCGTACTTGTATCTGATATCCCGGCGAATAAAGAAGTAGCTTTGCCTTCAGATCGTTATTTTTCCTGTGGTGATATTGAGGATTTAGGGAATAAAATTAACGAACTGACAAAAATAAAATTATCAGATAAGGAAAAACACAAGTTAAATCGTGAACCAGTACAACTGGCTGAAGATTACAAAACAGACCATTTTTGCATATGA
- a CDS encoding glycosyltransferase family 4 protein: protein MKILLGNKFFFLKGGAETVFFQERNYLLRNGYEVIEFSMKHPQNKNSLYSDYFVPNVEYRNTQNDRLLKKIKNYAKIASSFVHNNKAVENIKRLIDKEEPDIAHLHNIYHQITPSILPVLHNAGVKIVLTLHDYKLICPNYLMLTKGKICQRCEGKSFWHAGLNRCEQGCTANSLLLVIEAYWHYFYKSYEYVDTFIAPSFFMAELVSKFRITKEKITVLRNGVDIEQFTVNDDDEGYALYFGRLSREKGIETFLEAHALIQTEISAKVVGTGFLLEDLKTRFPDVEFLGYKQGQELIEIIRKAAFVVVPSEWYENCSMVVLEAMALGKPIIGSKIGGIPEQIDNGKTGFLFKMADKTDLAEKMTILLKDKMLRKTMGKAARLKLEQEYSLKSHFEGLIDIYKSMKIKKEQ from the coding sequence ATGAAAATTCTTTTAGGTAATAAATTTTTCTTTTTAAAAGGCGGAGCTGAAACAGTTTTTTTTCAAGAACGAAATTATCTATTGAGAAATGGTTATGAAGTTATTGAGTTTTCGATGAAGCACCCTCAAAATAAAAATTCCTTGTATTCTGATTATTTTGTTCCAAATGTGGAGTATCGCAACACGCAGAATGATCGGCTTTTAAAAAAAATAAAGAATTATGCTAAAATAGCTTCAAGTTTTGTTCACAACAACAAAGCGGTAGAAAACATTAAACGGTTGATTGACAAAGAAGAACCTGATATTGCCCATCTTCATAATATTTACCACCAGATAACCCCTTCGATTTTACCAGTGTTGCATAATGCTGGAGTAAAAATCGTTTTAACTCTTCATGATTATAAACTTATTTGTCCCAATTATTTAATGCTGACCAAGGGGAAAATCTGCCAACGTTGTGAAGGTAAGAGTTTTTGGCACGCTGGTCTTAACCGATGTGAACAGGGATGTACCGCTAACAGCCTGTTGCTCGTGATAGAAGCCTATTGGCATTATTTTTATAAAAGCTATGAATATGTTGATACATTCATCGCCCCCAGCTTTTTCATGGCCGAGCTTGTTTCTAAATTCAGGATAACCAAAGAGAAGATAACCGTTTTACGCAATGGCGTTGACATAGAACAGTTTACGGTAAATGACGATGATGAAGGATATGCCTTGTATTTTGGTAGACTCTCAAGAGAAAAAGGTATTGAGACTTTTTTGGAAGCTCACGCTTTAATTCAAACTGAGATATCGGCAAAAGTGGTTGGAACAGGGTTTCTGTTGGAGGATTTGAAAACACGTTTTCCTGATGTTGAATTTCTGGGATATAAACAGGGACAGGAGCTTATAGAAATTATTCGAAAAGCGGCCTTTGTTGTTGTTCCTTCTGAATGGTATGAAAATTGTTCAATGGTTGTTTTAGAAGCAATGGCTTTAGGAAAGCCGATTATCGGTTCAAAAATTGGGGGAATCCCTGAACAAATTGACAATGGTAAAACCGGATTTTTATTTAAAATGGCAGATAAAACCGATTTAGCTGAAAAAATGACGATTCTTCTTAAAGACAAGATGCTTAGAAAAACAATGGGAAAAGCGGCACGGCTAAAATTGGAACAAGAATATTCACTAAAAAGTCATTTTGAAGGCCTTATTGACATATATAAGTCAATGAAAATAAAAAAAGAACAATGA
- a CDS encoding sulfotransferase — protein MVKKPIFMIGMPRSGTTIISEAISLHPDLGWFSNYLGRYPNLPEVALLDRVTNHPFIGWRLRGKKNQSKGITSYLRRFFPHTDEAFSIWEKNCGKKFLWDYLIDQKASKKESVKAKDYISRILRYQNKQRFFTKLTGPPRITYLKSIFPDAIFVHVIRDPRAVVSSLKNVAFWKGGKGLIEPWWKNGLTKKDIDEWKNYGKTPAALSAVQWKRVIELTWEEKTALNPKQFIEIRYEDFVINPHGSVQNLFNKMKLTDSILAHQYLSSLGKARNMNYKFQKNLTDNEIQIIEKITKKTASKAGYIFKD, from the coding sequence ATGGTAAAAAAACCAATTTTTATGATTGGCATGCCCCGTAGCGGGACAACAATAATTTCAGAGGCGATTTCACTCCATCCTGATCTTGGGTGGTTTTCTAATTATTTGGGGAGGTATCCTAATCTTCCGGAAGTTGCGCTTCTTGACCGCGTTACAAATCACCCATTTATAGGTTGGCGATTAAGGGGGAAAAAAAACCAATCTAAAGGAATAACATCATATCTTAGGCGCTTTTTCCCTCATACTGATGAAGCTTTTTCTATTTGGGAAAAAAATTGCGGGAAAAAATTTCTATGGGACTATTTGATTGATCAAAAAGCTTCAAAAAAAGAGAGCGTTAAGGCAAAAGATTATATTTCCAGGATTTTACGATATCAAAATAAACAACGATTTTTCACCAAACTAACTGGCCCACCAAGGATAACTTATCTGAAAAGCATTTTTCCTGACGCAATTTTTGTTCATGTTATCCGTGATCCACGGGCTGTAGTGTCCTCATTGAAAAATGTAGCTTTCTGGAAAGGGGGAAAGGGTTTGATCGAACCATGGTGGAAAAACGGATTAACGAAAAAAGATATTGATGAATGGAAAAACTATGGAAAAACACCTGCAGCATTGAGCGCCGTACAATGGAAGCGGGTAATCGAATTGACTTGGGAAGAAAAGACGGCTTTAAATCCGAAACAATTTATCGAAATACGGTATGAGGATTTTGTTATAAATCCTCATGGTTCAGTTCAAAATCTATTTAACAAAATGAAACTGACAGACTCAATTTTAGCACACCAATATCTTTCTTCTTTAGGCAAAGCCCGAAATATGAATTATAAATTTCAAAAAAATTTAACAGATAACGAAATTCAAATTATTGAAAAAATAACTAAAAAAACAGCCAGTAAAGCCGGGTATATTTTCAAGGATTAA
- a CDS encoding glycosyltransferase family 4 protein, translating to MMKLLYISSDKFPPFRVDVSVLFGYELVNRKFFIDWVLQSEKDCNTPYHTQWRGCTVWVGATDNGQSRWRRLKKHLFGFLNYLKVNRLAKKKQYDVILVKDLFIAALIAMKPAKKSGAKFVYWLSYPFPEASIHRTKDGTARYPFFYLIRGTIFKFLLYKIIMPETDHIFVQSEQMKLDVSVHGIPPWKLTPVPMGVEINRIPFQGYTKMDLKKVKSTRVVYLGTLSKVRKMDFLIRVFSLVIKQRPDALLYLVGSGDDPSDEQSLIAEAKKFGILKSVIMTGFLPMDKAWEYVREAVVCVSPIYPSFILDMGSPTKLIEYMAMGKAVVANDNPEQRRVIQESGAGLCVPYDEKRFADAIVILLNNPEKAFDMGVKGRKYVEENRSYSAIADLVEKQLYKIKEEGK from the coding sequence ATGATGAAATTATTATATATATCTTCTGATAAGTTCCCCCCTTTTAGAGTGGATGTTTCAGTCCTTTTTGGTTATGAGTTGGTAAATCGAAAATTTTTCATTGACTGGGTGCTTCAATCTGAAAAGGATTGTAATACCCCCTACCACACTCAATGGAGGGGATGTACGGTATGGGTAGGGGCAACCGATAATGGTCAAAGCCGCTGGCGAAGATTAAAAAAGCATCTCTTTGGTTTTTTAAACTACCTTAAAGTAAACAGGCTTGCAAAAAAAAAACAATATGATGTTATTCTTGTTAAGGATTTATTCATTGCTGCACTAATTGCAATGAAGCCTGCTAAAAAATCTGGAGCGAAATTTGTTTACTGGCTTTCTTACCCTTTCCCGGAAGCTTCTATACATCGGACTAAAGACGGGACAGCCCGTTATCCGTTCTTTTATTTAATTCGAGGAACTATTTTTAAATTCTTATTATATAAAATAATAATGCCTGAAACAGATCATATTTTTGTACAAAGTGAACAGATGAAACTGGATGTTTCGGTGCATGGTATTCCTCCATGGAAACTGACTCCCGTTCCAATGGGGGTGGAAATTAATAGAATCCCTTTTCAAGGGTATACCAAAATGGACCTGAAAAAAGTAAAAAGCACGAGAGTGGTTTATCTTGGCACCCTTTCAAAAGTAAGAAAAATGGATTTCCTCATTCGGGTATTTTCCCTTGTAATCAAACAGAGACCAGATGCACTATTGTACTTAGTTGGCTCCGGCGATGATCCAAGTGATGAACAGTCTCTTATAGCCGAAGCAAAAAAATTCGGTATATTAAAGTCGGTTATCATGACAGGATTCTTGCCAATGGATAAAGCTTGGGAATATGTCCGAGAGGCGGTTGTTTGTGTTTCTCCAATTTACCCTTCTTTTATTCTTGATATGGGATCGCCAACCAAGCTCATAGAATACATGGCAATGGGCAAAGCAGTAGTAGCCAATGACAATCCGGAACAACGGCGTGTAATTCAGGAAAGCGGAGCTGGATTATGCGTTCCGTATGATGAAAAACGCTTTGCGGATGCTATAGTGATACTTTTAAATAATCCTGAAAAAGCGTTTGATATGGGAGTTAAAGGCCGTAAATATGTAGAAGAAAATCGCAGCTATTCCGCTATCGCTGATTTGGTTGAGAAACAATTGTACAAAATAAAAGAAGAGGGCAAATAA
- a CDS encoding glycosyltransferase family 2 protein, which translates to MLANISIVIPIFNAAKYLHLCITSIVSQSFKNWELILINDGSTDGSGKICDEYALKDKRIQVFHQENMGVTIARKNGVALSSGEYICFVDADDTLPENSLKLLYTAAQKHELEILITAKNRVINGKLRKIENEIEGIVTNKELIEAYLFGNCFIGPHGRLTARNLFDDKTFEIPVAITQNEDLLMNINLACNASRIGIFNSIVPYNFIFRKGSTSTHKKPYDMWLEIFDKCEEIIRANNLSSLYYALDHYKLSVIRNFLFSRKKIPSSEIEKIKETLKSLTATDLSSTEKEVLFIIKHLKSRPVLTPLFQLLNRFLANISIKSHKGLL; encoded by the coding sequence ATGCTTGCTAATATATCAATCGTAATACCAATTTTTAATGCTGCAAAATATTTGCATTTGTGCATAACCAGTATTGTAAGTCAGTCTTTTAAAAACTGGGAACTAATCCTTATAAATGATGGGAGTACAGATGGATCAGGTAAGATATGCGATGAATACGCATTAAAGGACAAAAGGATACAAGTTTTCCACCAGGAGAATATGGGAGTTACCATCGCCCGGAAAAACGGTGTCGCTTTATCATCAGGGGAATATATTTGTTTTGTTGATGCTGATGATACATTACCCGAAAATTCGCTGAAACTGTTATATACAGCGGCACAAAAGCATGAACTTGAAATATTGATTACAGCAAAAAACCGGGTAATAAATGGCAAACTGCGGAAAATCGAAAATGAGATTGAAGGAATTGTTACTAATAAAGAGTTGATTGAGGCCTATTTGTTTGGAAACTGTTTCATTGGACCACACGGAAGACTGACTGCCAGAAATTTATTTGATGATAAAACATTTGAAATACCAGTAGCGATTACCCAAAACGAAGATTTATTAATGAATATTAATTTAGCATGTAATGCCTCCCGCATAGGTATTTTCAATAGTATTGTTCCGTATAATTTTATCTTTAGAAAAGGAAGTACTTCAACTCATAAAAAACCTTATGATATGTGGTTGGAAATATTTGATAAATGTGAGGAGATTATAAGAGCAAACAACCTTTCCAGTTTGTATTATGCATTGGATCATTATAAGCTATCGGTTATACGCAACTTTCTTTTTTCCCGTAAAAAAATTCCTTCTTCCGAGATTGAGAAGATTAAGGAAACATTAAAAAGTCTAACAGCAACGGATTTGTCGTCAACAGAAAAAGAAGTCCTTTTTATTATTAAACACTTAAAATCCAGACCTGTATTGACACCTCTTTTTCAGTTGCTTAATAGGTTTTTGGCTAATATCAGTATTAAAAGCCATAAAGGACTGCTATAA